The Dehalococcoidales bacterium DNA segment CACTCTCCCTGACAGTGGCGTTGATACTTCCGGCCGCCGTCCTGGCGGTGCCGAAGGTCAGTCAGCCACAGTTGGTCACTGGCCATCAGGTTACCGCCGGGGAACTCGTCTACCAGGCTAACTGCGCTAGTTGCCACGGCGCCAGCGCTGAAGGAGACTTCGGCCCGCCTATAGCCGGCCAGAGCGCGGCGGAGATAACCGCAGCGCTGGGCAGCGTTGCAGCTATGTCTGGCCTTGATCTCACGGCGCAGGAGATAAACGCGGTGGCTAACTTTCTCCAGGCCACGGCAGCACCGCGGATAATCCTGACACAGCCTGCCTCCGGACAGTTCAATGCCGGGGCGGCAAACAACATCGGTATTTCCGTCTCCTCTCCGGCTTCGCCGGTTAACTCGGCCGAGTTCCAGGCCTTCTTCGATGACCCCGAGGGCACATTTGCCGCCAGGGAAATCACCGCCCAGGCATCTATCTCCGTACCGGCGCCGAGGGCGGGAGCTGGCGCCGTCGCTACCACTATCAGTCTTCCTGCCGGGCTTCCGTCGGCTTCAGTGGTCTCAGTTACTATCTCCGGGACAGTTACCGCCGTGAACGCCGACACCGGTGAGTGGCAAATCGGCACGCCGCCAGTCCTCGTCTACGAAAGCGACAGCACCGCTTTCCTGGGCATTCCCGTCCCCCAGGCAGGTGATGCGGTGAGAATCGAGGCGCTCCGGACGCTGGCGACCGGACCACTCGTGGCCAAAGAGATCACCCGCCTGGCAGTAGGGGCTCTTCCCGCTTCAGCCGTCTTAATGCAGCTATCCATCCTCTTCAATGGCACTGTTCGGTCTATCCAGCCACCTACTCAGTCTGCCGGTATCAAACTCGGGGGAGAAACCTGGACCATCTCCGGTGTACCCTTCCGCACCGATGACGTTAACTCTCCGGCCGTTATCGGGCCTGACCTGGGACAGGACTCCCTGGTGACGGTGAAGTTCCGGACATTGCCTGTCGGGAGTACCTCCAATATTGCGCTACAAATCGCGAGCCAGGTGTCAGACGTGATACCGGAACCCCTGCACACGAACCCACAGCATAACACGGAGATCCCCCCGCCGAATCTTCCTGCCGGAACAATACGGTTGTTTGTTATCGAGGGAGTGGTCTCCGAGAAGAACGCCGGCGGGGAATGGATAATAGGCAATCAGCCAATCACAGTTTATGAAAGTGCCGGTACCGTCATCAGCGCTGCGGTGCCGGTGGAGGGTGATGAAGTTCTGGTGATAGCCAGGCGGACCGTGGAAGCTGGACCACTTGTTGCCGATAGTATCAACCGCCAGACAGCCGGTCCGCTGACAGTTGGTCCGGCTGTTGTTGAAAGGACACTTATTTTTAATGGTAC contains these protein-coding regions:
- a CDS encoding cytochrome c; this translates as MDLKKRLLCIIALSLTVALILPAAVLAVPKVSQPQLVTGHQVTAGELVYQANCASCHGASAEGDFGPPIAGQSAAEITAALGSVAAMSGLDLTAQEINAVANFLQATAAPRIILTQPASGQFNAGAANNIGISVSSPASPVNSAEFQAFFDDPEGTFAAREITAQASISVPAPRAGAGAVATTISLPAGLPSASVVSVTISGTVTAVNADTGEWQIGTPPVLVYESDSTAFLGIPVPQAGDAVRIEALRTLATGPLVAKEITRLAVGALPASAVLMQLSILFNGTVRSIQPPTQSAGIKLGGETWTISGVPFRTDDVNSPAVIGPDLGQDSLVTVKFRTLPVGSTSNIALQIASQVSDVIPEPLHTNPQHNTEIPPPNLPAGTIRLFVIEGVVSEKNAGGEWIIGNQPITVYESAGTVISAAVPVEGDEVLVIARRTVEAGPLVADSINRQTAGPLTVGPAVVERTLIFNGTVETTASDAWTIGGASFVINDSVSPTAIGTGLSAGSAVTVEFKTNLPATPDEDLWAPFDFNPAISTGSATLTPPSVTVSRPGFVFLRAENDDQQVTTIAVPATLLTAAPPPPPPATDGGGGGGGGGGPVTLTFSLSGLSGTLTVNSAGTVQSTAKLTGTDGKVIFDIPAGTTLKTASGNPITSITMAVPDTIPAAPSGKTIVFARNFGPDGATFDPPITLSLTYEESTLPAGVQENDLVIAFWDGAEWVILESTVNAEADTVSAQVSHFTMFGILAQLPASTPTPTPTTPATPTTPTTPTTPPVTPEPPITTPTPVTPSPSVPSSEPAPTPEASPAGPNWGLIIGITAAIVVVAGLGVFMVRRRVSK